The DNA region caataaacaaccttgagaccaagAACTGAAGAGTTCTGATTCCGTCTttgccgggctgggaaaagagactttctaacgtATCTCAGGGTCACTCTGAGCAGCTAGAGTGCCGAGAGGTGAGGGGAGCAAACACAGCCCAAAACCCCCCGGATggggcagggatttggggcagggatttggggcagggatttggggcagcaGGGCCTTACCCACAGCGAAGAGCACGGTGCTGGCGCCCTCGCAGCGCCGCGGCCGCGTGCGGCTGTTGCCCAGCACCCCTCTCTGCTCGGGCATCAGGTGGTACTTGAGCGCCTCGATGAGCAGGTCCTTGCACTCCGAGTGGTGCCGCACCAGCAGCTCCGTGTCCACGTTGCTCATGAGGAAATCCCGGCTCAGCAGGGGCAGCCGCACGCACTTCATGAGCTGggggggacagcagagcaggcCTTGGGACAGGGGcatgggacagggcagggggacaggggaacTGAAAGGGGACAGGCTGAGATCAGGGAGAAACACTTTACTCAGAGTgttgccctggggctgccccatcccaggaagtgttcaaggacagcttggagcagcctgggttagtggaaggtgtccctgcccatggcagggtgtggaatgagatgggatttcaggtctcttccaacccgGACTGGAAGTGGTaggacagggacctgctgctCAGGCCCTATCTTGCAGCTTCCTCCAGGTAtgtgcccacccagcccaggcacTTGGAGATGGTGGGCACAACCAgcccccttcccagctctctcaccTCTTTCCCAGCCCactctccccttttcccagcacGCTCACCCTGGGCACGTGCTGTCTCCTGCTGTCCACGTCGTGTTTgacccagctgagcacagccctgtaCACCTCCTCCTCCGAGGGCACGTTGAGGCTGTCGCTGGAAATGAGGTCCAGCACCTGCAGGGCGGGGTGGGGAGGGCAGTGCTGCTTGGTGTGCACTGGGAGGAAAGGagacattcccagctcccagcacagtggaacagcagtgccagaggcagagctctgcctcctggACATGCCGGGGGTTCCAAACACAACTGGGTgccccaaaagcagcaggtgcagctTTGTGGGGACATCTCTGACCACCCTCCCTGGCTCTTCTTTTCCCCCCACTgttgctgaggctgctgcagtgcctgacAATTCTCCCTGATGTcactggcagtggcagcagggagaTGACTCCGCTGGCATTTGTCCCTTCCATATTTCCTGGGACAgacccagcagccctggctgctcccagaacTGTCCCTTCAcctgccaagggctgcagagctgcagcagggggagATGCGGAGCCTCCCCTCATTgtcacctcccactgccccggGGATGGGTGAGGGGAGGTGTCTGATCCTGATCCACACAGGTTGGGGATGCAGAGAAGGGACTGGGAattgctcctgcccagggagatgAGCCAGAGCCACGCTGGCACCACATGATGACCAGCAAGAAACATTAGCTGAGCTGATTTAAACATCCCAGCACCcactccctgggctgtgctcccagagccagggcagtgtGCTCAGAGCTCACGTGGCAAGCACCAGTGACCAAAATGACCTCCTGTCCTACCCTCCTATCCCTGTTTCCCGTGGGATTCagcctgctggcagagctcttcCCACAGCCTGAACAGAGTGGGGCCAAAGCCCAGACCCTGGCTGCACCCCCCTGCCAAACCCCATCCCCTCAGTGCACATCCCTCAGGCTTTTCCCTGACAGACAGAGCAGGACAAGCTTTGCTGCACCCCGACCTGCACACTGCCAGCAGGGCCTCACCTGTTTTAGGGGCAGCAACATGAACTCCTCTGTCTTGGACACCTCCACGAAGTGCTGGAGGACGTACTTGTGGGCAGACTTGAGGAGGTCGCTGCAGGAGTGGGTGTCAGCAAAGCCCCGGATGCCCAGGCAGTTGGAGGGGTCCAGCTGGCTGAGCAGGAACTTGCAGCAAGCGTCCCTCACACCATTGAGCTGaagcaggctggcagcaggaagaaggGTCTGGCACAGTGGAAAAGAATGGGGCAAAAGGGAGTTCCCAGGGCAAGGAAATGATTTTCACCCTCGTCCCACTGCGAGGCACGGGCAGAGCAGGTTTAGTGAGCACCTCCAggcacagaagcacagaaaggaCAGAGCACTCCTGGTTTCTAAGGTGAAGAACAGCTGGGAAGGACACCTGTAacagcccccagggccaggAGAAGGGCAGGTGCTCAGGAACAGGGCTGGGAACTGCACAGAGCTTTGAGGAGCCAcctctgggaagggaagcagctgAACTCCCTGACCATGCCAGACCCAGCTGCcaccacaggcacagctggcagtgctgagcaggaggagagaggagtcccCAGGAGGCAAATGTGGTACAGAACAGCTTTGTGGAGAGGGGGGATGTGGGGAACAGCCCCTACCTGCACATTCCCCTCTCCCACCACGATCTCAGCCGTGTAGGCGTACtgcaccagctgctccagcgCCTGGGGGTCGATGTCGTGCAGTGTCACGTGGGTCTGGCGGCTCTCACTCATCTCATCTGGGGCAAAGGACacccaaaatgaacaaaaactccccagcagggctgttctcCCACAGGAGAACAAGCTGCATCCACCTctgcatcccagcccagggagggtttCTGTCCAGCTCTAGGGAATGGGGACCAGGACTGCAGGAGGGACACCAggatcctgtgcagggagctgtgggcaaGGGAatcagggaagggagggaaatgCAGGATTTAACCATGCATGGAACAAGTGGATTGTTTCTGGAAGGTTTCCTGCCCAGCTTTAGGGATTGGGGGCCAGGTCTGCAGGACGGGGGACAGGATCCTGTGCAGGAGGGGGACACAGGATCCTGCACACGGGGAAAGGGACTCAGAGAAGGCAGTGAAATGAGGAATATTCCTGCTCTTGCTCACAGAAATAACACATGAAGGGGCAGGGCAGTGAGAACAGGGAGGGATTTGGAGAGGGGAGGGATTTGGAGAggggagagctgccagcctgtccctggggaAGAGAGGACTCTACTTGCTTGTGAACATGGCGTGGAAGTAGGGGCTGCACGACGCCAGCACCACCTTGTGGGCCTTGATCTCCTTGGTGGCCACGTGCAGGACGATGTCGCAGAGCAGCCCCCGCTGCCGCATGCGGTTCATGCACACGAAGGCGTCGTGGTAGTGGCGCTTGGAGTTGTGAGAGATGCTGTGCCCGTCGCGGttcagcagctgcactgcccCCTCCATGGCTGCGGCGGGCACCGAAGGGGGCAGCGCCCTCCCGCCGCCTCTGCCGGGGCAAACAAAGGGTTAACCTCGACAGGGGAGCTGGACGCTGGACAGGGGTACAGGAGGAATGTGGGGATTTGTTAAATGGCCTTTTAAAGAGTCACCTTCGGCAGGGCAAGAGCCTGGCTGAGGCCACACCCAGGGTGGACCCAAGGTGGACCCAAGGTGGACCCAAGGTGGACCCAAGGTGGACCCAAGACAGACCCAAGGTGGACCCAAGGTGGACCCAAGACAGACCCAAGGTGGACCCAAGGTGGACCCAAGATGGATGAccagtcatgagtttttcacaCTTTTCTAAGTTTTGGTCCATGCCCATATTGGGGttcattgtccaattccagctccagctgatgCACTCCCACCCTCCCGGTTTGCTCTCCTCCAttccctgctgtttgcactttttgggcctggagctgcagcagtgtccttggttctggggctggaaaaggattgttttgtgtcactgagctgtgaggagagctgctgacactttatatgaagttcagagttacacACCAATGCAGTACAGAATGTGGACAGTATGAAAGCTAAATTTAAGGCATCAATCCAGGCTTTAGCCCTGGGTGATCCCTGTGGGAGCCACCACAGCTCAAGCACCCTGTGCTGACAGTGACCCTGACAGCTCTGACCAGGCCCTGCTGGGGAAATGTCATTTGGTTCAAACAAAGAGGGGAAATTCAGGTTCAATatggggaaggaattcttccctgtgagggtggggaggtccTGGAATAgattttccagagaagctgtggctgcccctggatcccaggccaggctggatggagctcagagccccctgggatggtggaaggcgtccctgcccatggaaccaGATGATTTTTACACTCCCTTCCAACGCAAACCATTCTGTGCTTctaggaaaacaaaacctgccTGATCAAGGAACATTTATTCATGCAGAGATTTCCTccccctgctgctgtttgcatcCAGGCTGCTCCGAAAGGCCTTtggctgcctctgtgccagcagcaccccagagctgggggggcGAGGAGGGGATgactgagcagcaggaggaaggagggggaggcagcagcagggagaaaacAGCTTGAACCCAACCCAGCCTGCGAGCTGCCCCCGCATCCCTGCGGCGAGAGAATCCCCTCAGCCTCCGCTCCCGCACACCTccactccagccctgctgagcctaAAAATAGCAACCCAGcatcctgtgctgctcagccaCGGatgcagcctgctcctgcctttttAAGGAGCAGTTGTAGCACGTACAGAGTCTGGGGGAGGATGAAAAGATGAATAAACATGTTTCCTGAGCGGGGAGAAGCCTGCAATGCCCTTTGCTGCTGGCATCACCCGGGTGCTACGaggtccctgctctccctggcagaggcagggccTGCTGGTGCcttccagcagggacagcaggatgtCACCGTGCCCTCggcagcagggaagggcctGGGAGTGTGGTCCTGTTCTCCCACATCCCATTTGGgaagctgcagcatccctgggacGCCCCATCTCCAAATTCCCATCTGCTGGCCGAGGTGGCACAGAAAGGAGGGGTTTGTCATTcacatccctgcctgggctccagAGGGGCAGGGTTGAGCTCCAGAGGgcttttcccagagctgctttagGGCAGGGAGCAGACAGAGCTTCCCcacccctctccccatccccagctgcaAGCCCCAGggttttcctg from Haemorhous mexicanus isolate bHaeMex1 chromosome 23, bHaeMex1.pri, whole genome shotgun sequence includes:
- the KLHL17 gene encoding kelch-like protein 17 isoform X1 — translated: MEGAVQLLNRDGHSISHNSKRHYHDAFVCMNRMRQRGLLCDIVLHVATKEIKAHKVVLASCSPYFHAMFTNEMSESRQTHVTLHDIDPQALEQLVQYAYTAEIVVGEGNVQTLLPAASLLQLNGVRDACCKFLLSQLDPSNCLGIRGFADTHSCSDLLKSAHKYVLQHFVEVSKTEEFMLLPLKQVLDLISSDSLNVPSEEEVYRAVLSWVKHDVDSRRQHVPRLMKCVRLPLLSRDFLMSNVDTELLVRHHSECKDLLIEALKYHLMPEQRGVLGNSRTRPRRCEGASTVLFAVGGGSLFAIHGDCEAYDTRTDRWHMVASMSTRRARVGVAAIGNKLYAVGGYDGTSDLATVESYDPVTNSWQPEVSMGTRRSCLGVAALHGLLYAAGGYDGASCLNSAERYDPLTGTWTSIAAMSTRRRYVRVATLEGNLYAVGGYDSSSHLATVEKYEPQINTWSPIANMLSRRSSAGVAVLEGMLYVAGGNDGTSCLNSVERYNPKSNTWESVAPMNIRRSTHDLVAMDGWLYAVGGNDGSSSLNSIEKYNPRTNKWVAASCMFTRRSSVGVAVLELLNFPPPSSPTLSVSSTSL